The following DNA comes from Nitrososphaerales archaeon.
GAAAGATTCTACAGATAAGATAAGGAGTGTTGTAAATTAACCTTACGACTTGTCTGAACGATCTGTTAATACATTGTTACATTATGTATGCAGGTAAAAGTCGCAGAACAAGTAATATTACCATCTAGCGAATGGCAAGCCATGCATTACCTAGGCACTGTTCCTATTGATAGGGTGAGAATAATGGGCGTGATAAACGTGAGCCCAGAATCGTTCTATAAAGAATCAGTTAGAATTTCAGCTAGAGAAATTGCAAGAGCAGCGTCAGAGATGGAGGAACAGGGAGCAGATTTCATAGACATAGGTGCGATGTCAACTGCACCATATCTCAAAACGATGATTTCTGAAGAAGAAGAGATCAAAAGGATAAAGGTTGCAGTGATGGCTGCAAAGGATGGCAGCAGTCTACCAATTTCAGTAGATACTCCACGAGCAGCTACAGCCGAGGCAGCTTTGAATTCTGGAGCAACAATAGTGAACGATGTAACAGGATTGAAATTCGACGCAATGATGGCAAGAACGATACATGATCATGATGCATCTGCAATCGTTTGCGCCTATGAAAGGCATACAGTTTCTGGCGATGCTATGCTGACTACAGTCAATGCATTAAGGAGCAGCATATTTATTGCCAAGAACGCAAATATACGGTCTAACCGGATAGCAGTAGATCCTGCTATAGGATTCTTCAGGAAGAATGGCACCCATCCCTTCTTTACCAAAATTAGAGGAAATTGGTTCAAGAGGGACCTTACTTTGATAAGCAAACTAAAGAAATTGCAGGTATTACGCAAGCCGATATGCATATCTGTGTCAAGAAAGTCCTTCATAGGTAAAATTCTAGATCTGGAAAATCCTAATGATAGATTGTTTGGTTCCATTACAGCGGAAGCTGTGTGTGTGATTAACGGGACTCGTATAGTTAGAACGCATAATGTGCGTGAGACCAGAGATGCTGTGAAGATGGT
Coding sequences within:
- the folP gene encoding dihydropteroate synthase, which codes for MQVKVAEQVILPSSEWQAMHYLGTVPIDRVRIMGVINVSPESFYKESVRISAREIARAASEMEEQGADFIDIGAMSTAPYLKTMISEEEEIKRIKVAVMAAKDGSSLPISVDTPRAATAEAALNSGATIVNDVTGLKFDAMMARTIHDHDASAIVCAYERHTVSGDAMLTTVNALRSSIFIAKNANIRSNRIAVDPAIGFFRKNGTHPFFTKIRGNWFKRDLTLISKLKKLQVLRKPICISVSRKSFIGKILDLENPNDRLFGSITAEAVCVINGTRIVRTHNVRETRDAVKMVEALIDYY